The genomic stretch TTCATTTTACCCTTGAGCTACATTGGAAATACGAACTACTTCTTGTCGGACTTGGAGAACTTGACCAATTCAATCAATATTTATATCAGGAGGTTCTCATGAATAAATTTTTATCTCTTCCCGCTATTATAGCTGCTATCTCCGGTGTCACCATGGCTCTTCAAGGCACATTGAATTCTGAACTCTATCAAAAATCGTCAATTTTAGCCACCACCTTGGTAGTTCATATAATCGGAACTGTCGTGGCATTAATTGCAGTCCTAATCGCTCGGGTCCCGTTCTTAGAATACAATTGGCTTTCTATACCATGGTATCTTTATCTTGGCGGAGTTCTTAGTGTCGTTATTGTTGGATTAGTAGCCTTGAGCATTCCCAAGATTGGTGTATGCAACGCGACAACCGCTATTATCATCGGTCAGGTGGGCGCTGCCCTTATTATTGATCATCTCGGACTATTCGGCACTGAGCGTCTTGCTTGGAATCCTTGGCAATTACTCGGATTGATTCTCTTTGCCGCTGGGGCCAAGCTCCTCTATACTTAATGATCAGAAATTTCCCTTAGCCAAGTTTTGCTCGCGTGTCAATGGCCGCCATATTGATCACAATCTGATAGATTTCATCAGCAACAGAAAACTTTCTAATTTGACCATTAGCAACCATAATTACTGTATTCTTTCCGCCACTGGTCTGATCATTTTCAATTAAGCGCAATAGAAATGTATAGGCTTCGCTGGTTGCTGCCAGCTGTTTAAATTCTCCTTCAGCTACAAAAAGTATCCAATAGCCAGTTGACACTTCATTCCCGAGATAAAGAGACGAGGCTGGAGATCCGAGATTTGTATCTCCGGTGGAATAAAGATAACCTGATGATGTATCAGGATAGGTAGTGCTTATATTCTTATTGAAATCATAGGTACTATCCCCATTACAATTCGGATCATAGGACCCGGTGGAAGAGTCAACCAGTTGAGCCGCAGGGTCGCTAAGGCGTGCATAGACATCACTAAAAAAATTCGGGAAAATAATATACGCTCCTATTCCTATGAGCAATACCCAAAAGGCCAATGCCTGTAAATCCTGCCCTATATCATTGCGCGGTGGCCGCCCCCAAAAATTCGACAACTGAACCCCTCCTCTATCCCGATCATGAGATCCTATAAGTAATTATACTAATGAAAGTTGTTCGATATGTTTGTCCATAGCAAAGCGTCACCAAAAGTCTTTTGCTTGCATAACTCTTCATCTCCGTCTAGAATAATACCGAGGTGTGCAAGATGGAGAGACTTCGCAAAAAACTTAGTTTATTACCGGACAAACCGGGAGTTTATCTTATGAAAGATACTTCCGGCCAAATCATATATGTAGGCAAAGCCAAAATCCTTAAAAACCGAGTCCGTTCGTATTTCACGGGTTCCCATAATGGAAAAACTCAGCTGATGATTAGCCAAATTGCAGACTTTGAGACTATTCTCACGGATTCAGAAGTAGAGGCCTTGCTTTTAGAATGCAATTTAATCAAAAAACATAATCCCAAATACAATATTTTATTGAGAGATGATAAAACCTACCCTTTTATAACGATTACCGATGAAGATCATCCGCGCATCTTAGTAACACGGCAGGTAAAAAAGGGAGCAGGAAAATATTACGGACCCTATCCTAATGCGACAGCAGCCAAGGAAGCGGCGCGCTTGCTGAATCGACTTTTCCCCTTTCGCAAATGTCGTCAGATTCCTAGCAAGCCCTGTCTTTACTATCATCTTGGTCAATGTCTAGGTCCATGTACCCAGAATGTGCCCCGAGTGGCCTATGAGACTATTCGCAAGGATGCTGCCACCTTTCTCAAGGGGGATCAAGGAGCCATCCTTAAAGCCTTACAGTCCAAGATGATACAGGCTGCGGAGAACTTAGAATTTGAACGAGCCCAAGAATTTAGGGACCTGATTGAAGATCTTAAGAAAGTCGGAGAAAAGCAGAATATCACCTTAAACGACTTTGTGGATCGAGATGTGGTAGGATATGCTTTTTCTCGAGATCAACTATGTATACAAATTTTTTATCTACGCCAAGGCAAACTCCTCTCCCGGGATAATTTTATCTTCCCCTATTATGAAGAACCGGAAGAGGCCTTCATCTCTTTTTTAGCCCAGTTCTATACCGAAAGCCCCACCCTTCCCCAAGAAATACTCTTGCCTCCGCTTGATCTCAGCGTATTAGGCAAGCTTTTCCCCATGGTTATACCTCAAAAGGGCCAAAAGCATGATTTAGTCCAGATGGCCATGGAAAATGCCCAAACCACTTTACACGAACAGATCTCCATCGAAATTCGCGATTTGGAAGAATGCACCCAAGCCCTAGAGGAAATCGGGAATGCTTTAAACATACCCTCCCCGCGAACGATCGAATCCTTTGACATTTCCAATATTGCGGGAACTCATAGTGTCGCTGGTATGATACAATTCATGGATGGAAAACCGAATCGCAGTCAATATCGCAAGTTCAAGATACAGCCCATGCCCACTATGGATGACACAGCCTCCATGCACCAAGTGATCGAGCGACGTTATGCACGCCTCCTTCAAGAAAGCCTCCCCCTCCCAGATCTAATTCTCGTGGATGGGGGTAAGGGTCAGATCAATGCGGCAAAAGAAGCCCTCGCAGCCTTGAAGGTTGATATTTATGTAGCGGGTATGGTCAAAAATGATCGGCATCAAACCTCAGTTCTAATGGACTCAGCAGGACATCCCCATTTTTTTGAACGTCGGTCAGCCGGTTTCCGCCTACTAGAACGAATTCAAAATGAAGTCCATCGTTTTGCAATCACCTTCCATCGACAGCAACGCACAAAAAGCATGATGCTCTCTGAGCTTGACGGTATACCTGGTGTCGGACAGAAGAGAAGACAACAACTATTGCGGTATTTTAAATCGATAGACAACATCCGCCAAGCCAACTTAGAGGATCTTCAGAAAGCAGGGCTTCCTTCTTCAGCAGCTGCCGCCATATATGCACACTTTAATGACAAAGGAGTTAAGCTATGATTCTCAACTACCGCGTCGAACTCTGTCGTCAATGCTATTACAAACGGACTAGACGATGTGGAAAATCGGATCTGTACATTCATAATCTGACACCGGCCGAGCCGGGAGGAGAATGTAAAAATCACCGACTTGTGCCTTGGGTTCCCTATTACTAAAACTAGATCTATCTAGTGTTCTTTTCTATAAAACCCTTTCCCCCGATCCACAATATTATGCTTAACTTAAAAATTAATGTAAAAAAAAACACCTCTCTCACGAGAGGTGTTTATCTTTGAGCCTTAGGACACAGACGAATAAATATTGCGCCATAGGTCGAGTAGGTTTTCCCACTGAGCTCCTCCAGTTTCCTGTAAAGGCGGTTTCCCCTTTCCCTCAGCCTAGAATGTCGCCCAATCTAGCACTTGATCGCCACTAAGAACGCACTTTAATCCTCGTTAGTTTTCGCTCTAGAAGTTTTCCTTAACGGCCCATGACAGCTTAGCCTCTTTTGCAGAAAAGAATTTCAGGCAGACTCAAACCCATCGGCCAATGAGCAGAAGTCCCTTTAGCCCTCCCAACATCTCCACCTCAAGGCAGGCTACACTGCACTAAGTTCCTTCCTAATGCAGGTTCATACCCCAAGCCGTAACCAAAAACTCAGCCACGAACTTAGGCCTCCACGGAAGAGGGTATCGCCCGCATGCCATTGCGGATCCCCCTCAACCTTAACCCCCAGCAGCAACCCTCGACTGGGCGTCGAAAGCCACCACCAGGAACTTCATCGGTATGCCCTTAGC from Desulfitobacterium dichloroeliminans LMG P-21439 encodes the following:
- the uvrC gene encoding excinuclease ABC subunit UvrC is translated as MERLRKKLSLLPDKPGVYLMKDTSGQIIYVGKAKILKNRVRSYFTGSHNGKTQLMISQIADFETILTDSEVEALLLECNLIKKHNPKYNILLRDDKTYPFITITDEDHPRILVTRQVKKGAGKYYGPYPNATAAKEAARLLNRLFPFRKCRQIPSKPCLYYHLGQCLGPCTQNVPRVAYETIRKDAATFLKGDQGAILKALQSKMIQAAENLEFERAQEFRDLIEDLKKVGEKQNITLNDFVDRDVVGYAFSRDQLCIQIFYLRQGKLLSRDNFIFPYYEEPEEAFISFLAQFYTESPTLPQEILLPPLDLSVLGKLFPMVIPQKGQKHDLVQMAMENAQTTLHEQISIEIRDLEECTQALEEIGNALNIPSPRTIESFDISNIAGTHSVAGMIQFMDGKPNRSQYRKFKIQPMPTMDDTASMHQVIERRYARLLQESLPLPDLILVDGGKGQINAAKEALAALKVDIYVAGMVKNDRHQTSVLMDSAGHPHFFERRSAGFRLLERIQNEVHRFAITFHRQQRTKSMMLSELDGIPGVGQKRRQQLLRYFKSIDNIRQANLEDLQKAGLPSSAAAAIYAHFNDKGVKL
- a CDS encoding DMT family transporter codes for the protein MNKFLSLPAIIAAISGVTMALQGTLNSELYQKSSILATTLVVHIIGTVVALIAVLIARVPFLEYNWLSIPWYLYLGGVLSVVIVGLVALSIPKIGVCNATTAIIIGQVGAALIIDHLGLFGTERLAWNPWQLLGLILFAAGAKLLYT